The following coding sequences lie in one Sphaerochaeta sp. genomic window:
- the eda gene encoding bifunctional 4-hydroxy-2-oxoglutarate aldolase/2-dehydro-3-deoxy-phosphogluconate aldolase, whose amino-acid sequence MFEDFYKRVHDIGIIPVVKLDDASKATKLAKALIDGGIPAAEVTFRTSAAEAAIKAMHQAYPDMLLGAGTVLSIENAEKAVKAGASFIVAPGFDEELVSWCLEHHIPVCPGVSTPSEITKGVKMGLSVLKFFPAEANGGVDMLKNLAGPFPSLKFMPTGGINLENIASYAKAPNVLSVGGSWMVKSDLINGDKWDEITTICKEAELALQGLHFTHIGLNNPDAAAMEKSITAFEHLGMVCTKRGAGSSFMDTTIEVMNKPFYGTHGHIAYSCFDVDRTIGYLKQFGFTPISESIVSDAKGTKVVYFKEEVNGFAIHLVRA is encoded by the coding sequence ATGTTTGAAGATTTCTACAAACGTGTCCATGACATCGGTATCATCCCCGTCGTCAAACTGGACGACGCGTCGAAAGCCACCAAGCTGGCCAAAGCGTTGATCGACGGCGGCATCCCCGCCGCGGAGGTCACCTTCCGCACTAGCGCGGCGGAAGCGGCCATCAAGGCAATGCACCAGGCATACCCCGACATGCTGCTTGGGGCGGGAACCGTCCTTTCCATCGAGAACGCCGAGAAAGCGGTGAAGGCGGGAGCGTCGTTCATCGTCGCGCCGGGCTTCGATGAAGAGCTGGTTTCCTGGTGTCTGGAACACCACATCCCGGTCTGCCCGGGCGTCAGCACGCCGAGCGAGATCACCAAAGGGGTGAAGATGGGTCTTTCCGTCCTGAAGTTCTTCCCCGCCGAAGCAAATGGCGGCGTTGACATGCTGAAGAACCTGGCCGGTCCGTTCCCCTCGCTGAAATTCATGCCCACCGGAGGCATCAACCTGGAGAATATCGCATCCTACGCCAAAGCGCCCAACGTGCTTTCCGTCGGAGGATCCTGGATGGTCAAGTCTGATCTGATCAACGGCGACAAGTGGGATGAGATCACCACGATCTGCAAGGAAGCGGAACTGGCGCTGCAGGGACTGCACTTCACCCACATCGGGTTGAACAACCCGGATGCCGCGGCCATGGAGAAATCCATCACGGCGTTCGAGCACCTCGGCATGGTCTGCACCAAGCGGGGAGCGGGCTCCTCGTTCATGGACACCACCATCGAAGTGATGAACAAACCGTTCTACGGCACCCATGGCCACATTGCCTACAGCTGCTTTGACGTGGACCGTACCATCGGATACCTGAAGCAGTTCGGCTTCACCCCGATCTCCGAGTCAATCGTCTCCGACGCCAAAGGGACCAAGGTGGTCTACTTCAAGGAAGAGGTCAACGGGTTCGCCATCCATCTGGTTCGAGCGTAA
- a CDS encoding sugar kinase, whose amino-acid sequence MGKEFVTFGEIMLRLKSPRHERFFQSPSLEATFGGGEANVAVSLAILGKKARFVTSVPDNAIGEACIREVRKYGVDVDSINRIKGSRLGIYYLETGANQRASSVVYDRAGSAFATSKASDYPFDAIMADAAWFHVTGITPAVSQEAADAALAAMQAAKKHGATVSIDLNYRKKLWNYGKKAPEVMRELTKYADVVIANEEDIQKCLDIQAKVDVTSGKLDPKAYEALTAEVKKQFPNVNVVAVTLRESHSADHNGWSAALSGKTGYYVSRHYEIEDIIDRVGGGDSFAAGIIYGLSEYPQDEQYALNFAVAASCLKHSIDGDLNLATKSEIEALAKGDGSGRVQR is encoded by the coding sequence ATGGGAAAAGAATTTGTCACCTTCGGTGAAATCATGTTGCGTCTGAAGTCGCCTCGTCATGAGCGTTTCTTCCAGTCCCCCAGCCTTGAGGCCACCTTTGGCGGCGGAGAAGCCAACGTTGCCGTCTCCCTTGCCATTTTGGGGAAAAAGGCCCGGTTCGTCACCTCCGTGCCTGACAACGCCATCGGAGAGGCATGCATCCGCGAGGTGCGCAAATACGGTGTGGATGTGGACAGCATCAACCGGATCAAAGGTTCCCGGCTTGGCATCTATTACTTGGAGACCGGCGCCAACCAGCGTGCCAGTTCCGTGGTGTACGATCGTGCCGGTAGCGCTTTCGCCACCAGCAAGGCTTCCGACTATCCGTTTGATGCCATCATGGCCGATGCCGCCTGGTTCCATGTGACCGGCATCACGCCGGCGGTCAGCCAGGAAGCGGCCGACGCCGCGTTGGCCGCCATGCAGGCTGCCAAGAAGCACGGCGCCACGGTGTCCATTGACCTGAACTACCGCAAGAAGTTGTGGAACTACGGCAAGAAGGCTCCGGAAGTGATGCGGGAGCTCACCAAGTACGCCGATGTGGTCATCGCCAACGAAGAGGATATCCAGAAGTGTCTGGACATCCAGGCCAAGGTGGATGTGACCAGCGGAAAGCTTGACCCCAAGGCGTATGAGGCGTTGACGGCGGAAGTGAAGAAGCAGTTCCCCAACGTCAACGTGGTTGCGGTGACGCTCCGCGAGAGCCACAGCGCCGACCACAACGGATGGAGCGCCGCATTGTCCGGCAAGACGGGGTACTACGTCTCCCGCCACTATGAGATCGAGGACATCATCGACCGTGTCGGAGGCGGGGACTCTTTTGCCGCCGGGATCATCTACGGACTTTCCGAGTATCCCCAGGACGAGCAGTATGCCCTGAACTTCGCCGTCGCCGCTTCCTGCCTGAAGCACAGCATCGACGGAGACCTCAACCTGGCCACCAAGAGCGAGATCGAAGCGCTGGCCAAGGGCGATGGATCGGGCAGAGTGCAGCGCTGA
- the dgoD gene encoding galactonate dehydratase codes for MQITKLNLYTVPPRWLFLEMETDEGITGWGEPVVEGRASVVKAAVEDFGTLLVGKDPRRIEDLWQMMYRTGFYRGGPEVMSAIAGIDQALWDIKGKALGVPVYELLGGLCRDRLRVYSWVGGDRPGDLEEGVKRLWESGCTAVKMNATEEMHYIDQYTKIDAVCQRVQTIRDAMGSKMDIAVDFHGRVHKSMAKVLAHALEPYHLMFIEEPVLPQNNEALREIAHHTSTPIATGERMFSRWDFKPLFEAGYVDIIQPDLSHAGGISEVKKIAAMAEAYDISVAPHCPLGPIALAACVQLDACTPNVAIQEQSLGIHYNKGTDLLDYLKDPEVFRFKDGYIQIPTAPGLGIEVNKEKVLAAAAKGHSWKNPIWRNYDGTIAEW; via the coding sequence ATGCAAATTACCAAGCTGAATCTGTATACCGTCCCTCCACGATGGCTCTTTTTGGAAATGGAAACGGATGAAGGGATCACCGGGTGGGGTGAGCCGGTTGTGGAAGGAAGGGCCTCGGTGGTAAAAGCCGCGGTGGAGGATTTCGGCACGTTGCTTGTGGGAAAAGATCCCCGACGGATCGAAGATCTGTGGCAAATGATGTACCGTACCGGCTTCTATCGTGGGGGGCCGGAAGTGATGAGCGCGATTGCGGGCATCGACCAGGCGTTGTGGGACATCAAGGGGAAAGCTCTTGGCGTTCCGGTGTATGAACTGCTCGGCGGGTTGTGCAGGGACCGTTTGCGGGTGTACAGCTGGGTTGGCGGAGACCGCCCGGGAGACCTTGAGGAAGGGGTGAAACGGCTGTGGGAGAGCGGGTGCACCGCGGTGAAGATGAATGCTACCGAAGAGATGCATTACATCGACCAGTACACAAAGATCGACGCGGTATGCCAGCGCGTCCAGACAATCAGGGATGCAATGGGATCGAAGATGGACATCGCGGTGGATTTCCATGGAAGGGTGCACAAGTCGATGGCGAAGGTATTGGCCCATGCGTTGGAACCCTACCATCTGATGTTCATTGAAGAACCGGTGCTTCCCCAGAACAATGAAGCGCTTCGTGAGATCGCGCATCATACCTCGACGCCGATCGCAACCGGCGAGCGGATGTTCAGCCGATGGGATTTCAAACCATTGTTTGAGGCGGGGTACGTCGATATCATCCAACCGGATCTTTCCCATGCGGGAGGGATCTCGGAAGTGAAGAAGATCGCGGCAATGGCGGAGGCCTACGACATATCCGTGGCTCCCCATTGCCCCCTTGGTCCGATCGCGCTTGCCGCGTGTGTGCAACTGGATGCGTGTACCCCGAATGTCGCGATCCAGGAGCAAAGTCTCGGCATCCATTACAACAAAGGAACAGATCTGCTCGATTATCTGAAGGATCCTGAGGTGTTCCGTTTCAAAGACGGGTATATCCAGATCCCGACCGCTCCCGGATTGGGAATTGAAGTGAACAAGGAGAAAGTCCTGGCCGCAGCCGCCAAAGGCCACTCCTGGAAGAATCCAATCTGGAGAAATTACGACGGAACCATCGCGGAATGGTGA
- a CDS encoding sugar kinase: MLLQIPKKTSDGIDFAALGALVIRLDSGITPIEYADTVQMHVSGGEYNVAANLARAFGERTAIISAMVDYPLGWKIESEVRKMGVIPFYTRFPHDGVRGPNMAHVYSDRGQGVRAPVVFYNRSNEAAALLTKESFAWDEIFSHKIRWFHSGGIFSALSPATPDLVIKAMQEAHSHEAVVSFDLNYRKKLWASIAQSGEDAQRTAQQCLSRIVENVDVLLGNEEDLQLGLGLEGPKMEKSGNSDPSVFFAMMDTVSKRFPNIKAVATTLREVHSTNSHDWSAVLYMDGKGYQAPTCHLDVYDRVGGGDGFAAGLIYGLLEGKDPEEALRLGWAHGALLTTYPGDTTMATRAQVEALAHGANARIQR, encoded by the coding sequence ATGCTTTTGCAGATACCAAAAAAAACGTCTGATGGAATTGATTTCGCCGCGTTAGGGGCTTTGGTGATCCGATTGGATTCCGGCATCACCCCAATCGAATATGCCGATACGGTACAGATGCACGTCTCAGGCGGAGAATACAATGTCGCGGCGAACCTTGCCCGCGCGTTCGGGGAACGGACGGCAATCATTTCGGCGATGGTTGACTATCCCCTTGGATGGAAAATCGAAAGCGAAGTGAGGAAAATGGGGGTCATCCCGTTTTATACCAGGTTCCCTCATGATGGCGTCCGGGGCCCCAACATGGCCCACGTGTACAGCGATCGCGGGCAAGGAGTCCGAGCACCCGTCGTTTTCTACAACCGGAGCAATGAAGCCGCCGCCCTTCTCACCAAGGAAAGTTTCGCATGGGATGAAATCTTCTCTCACAAGATACGATGGTTCCACAGCGGGGGTATTTTCAGTGCGCTCTCCCCTGCAACGCCCGATCTGGTGATCAAAGCGATGCAGGAAGCCCATTCCCATGAAGCGGTGGTTTCCTTTGATCTCAACTACCGCAAGAAACTCTGGGCTTCCATCGCGCAATCCGGAGAAGACGCCCAACGGACAGCCCAGCAATGTCTATCCCGAATCGTCGAGAATGTGGACGTACTTCTTGGCAATGAAGAAGATCTGCAGCTCGGTCTGGGACTGGAAGGTCCCAAAATGGAGAAATCGGGGAACTCCGACCCCTCCGTCTTTTTTGCCATGATGGATACCGTCTCGAAACGCTTCCCCAACATCAAGGCGGTGGCAACCACCCTCAGGGAGGTGCATTCCACCAACTCCCATGACTGGAGCGCCGTATTGTATATGGATGGGAAGGGATACCAGGCCCCCACCTGCCACCTTGACGTGTATGATCGTGTCGGTGGTGGTGATGGCTTTGCCGCCGGGTTGATCTACGGCCTGTTGGAAGGAAAGGATCCCGAAGAGGCATTACGGCTTGGGTGGGCCCATGGTGCGTTGCTCACCACCTACCCCGGTGACACCACCATGGCGACCCGGGCGCAGGTGGAAGCCCTGGCCCATGGGGCCAACGCACGAATCCAACGATGA
- the gnd gene encoding decarboxylating NADP(+)-dependent phosphogluconate dehydrogenase, with translation MKASIGFIGLAVMGENLALNLARNGYTVAVYNRTTSRVDEFLQERGKGKSFIGTHSLQELVSVLQSPRIVFLMVKAGDPVDQMINRLLPILSPGDIIIDGGNSYYKDTERRVKTVEAKGLQYIGTGVSGGEEGALWGPSIMPGGSIGAWKTVKPILQAIAAKASGKPCCDWIGPGGAGHYVKMVHNGIEYGDMELISEIYAIMKRYLQMDYHDMESCFRIWNNGNLNSYLMEITADILGFKDADGSPLVEKILDTAGQKGTGKWTSEDALDRGVPLTLITEAVFARSLSDQKEARIQASQVYPQDIFSFQGDRQVFLADLHDGLYAAKIISYTQGFELLRKAGTTNDWNLDLGNIALLWRGGCIIRSSFLDKISDAYHTHPDLENLILAPAFQDSLHRGVQGLRKVLSTTLLAGIPTPALSAALSWFDGYRSAWLPANLIQAQRDYFGAHTYERTDTERGSFFHTNWTGHGGTTASTTYNA, from the coding sequence ATGAAAGCATCCATCGGATTCATCGGGCTTGCGGTCATGGGCGAGAATCTGGCGCTCAATTTGGCACGAAACGGATATACCGTCGCCGTATACAACAGAACGACATCCCGTGTGGATGAATTTCTCCAGGAGCGAGGGAAAGGAAAATCATTCATTGGAACCCACAGCCTCCAGGAACTGGTCTCTGTTTTGCAATCACCCCGCATCGTCTTTCTCATGGTCAAGGCGGGGGATCCGGTAGATCAGATGATCAACCGACTTCTGCCGATCCTCTCTCCCGGAGACATCATCATCGACGGGGGGAATTCCTATTACAAGGATACGGAACGAAGGGTGAAAACGGTAGAGGCAAAAGGGTTGCAGTACATTGGAACCGGTGTTTCCGGTGGTGAGGAAGGAGCCCTCTGGGGTCCGTCCATCATGCCGGGAGGGAGCATCGGGGCATGGAAGACCGTCAAGCCAATCCTCCAGGCAATCGCCGCCAAAGCATCCGGAAAACCCTGTTGCGACTGGATCGGGCCAGGCGGAGCCGGACATTATGTAAAAATGGTCCATAATGGCATTGAATACGGTGATATGGAGTTGATCAGTGAGATCTATGCCATCATGAAACGCTATCTTCAAATGGATTACCATGACATGGAGTCTTGCTTCCGCATCTGGAACAACGGCAACCTGAACTCATACTTGATGGAGATCACCGCAGACATTCTGGGATTCAAGGATGCGGACGGGAGCCCGTTGGTGGAGAAAATCCTCGATACAGCAGGACAAAAAGGAACGGGGAAATGGACCAGTGAGGACGCGCTTGACCGTGGTGTCCCTTTGACGTTGATCACCGAAGCGGTGTTCGCCCGTTCCCTGAGCGACCAGAAAGAGGCCCGTATTCAGGCAAGCCAGGTATATCCCCAGGACATCTTTTCATTCCAAGGGGACAGACAGGTGTTCCTTGCTGATTTGCATGACGGGTTGTATGCGGCGAAGATCATTTCGTATACCCAAGGATTTGAGTTGCTCAGAAAAGCGGGAACGACAAACGACTGGAATTTGGATTTGGGGAATATCGCACTGTTATGGAGGGGTGGATGCATCATCCGTTCTTCGTTCCTCGACAAGATCAGCGATGCATACCATACGCATCCCGATCTGGAAAACCTCATATTGGCACCGGCATTCCAGGACTCTCTGCACCGAGGAGTACAAGGACTGAGAAAGGTACTTTCCACGACTCTTCTGGCGGGCATCCCCACCCCGGCGCTTTCCGCAGCCCTGTCATGGTTTGATGGATATCGGAGCGCGTGGCTTCCCGCCAATCTCATCCAGGCGCAACGGGATTATTTTGGAGCGCATACCTATGAACGGACCGATACGGAGCGTGGATCGTTTTTCCATACCAACTGGACCGGTCATGGGGGAACCACCGCGTCAACCACATACAACGCATAG
- a CDS encoding MurR/RpiR family transcriptional regulator, with product MEIISATFAIKQNYNELSIKEKKIADFVLAHPEDSVNPSIEELASRIGISEATLVRFVRKLGFSGYQQFRIALAKESINGSKQIFEVEVSDKEDVVDLVFNHTMKVLQETQKLVNRKEVQQLAAILASCRTAYLFGLGGSNIAARAAFHKFIRSGLNCGFAEDFHMQLMLASQSTSKDVALLFSHMGTNYDILSLAQEVKCHHCPVVVFTSYAKSPLAQMADKVFCLSPVHSEVVAEAFTANIAAATYINVIYIEMMQRLGKKGLDSLDNMREAIAKRRS from the coding sequence ATGGAAATCATCAGCGCGACATTCGCCATTAAACAGAATTACAACGAACTGAGCATCAAAGAAAAGAAAATCGCTGATTTTGTCCTTGCGCATCCGGAAGATTCCGTCAATCCAAGCATTGAGGAACTGGCCTCCCGCATCGGCATCAGTGAAGCCACGCTTGTCAGATTCGTCAGAAAGCTGGGGTTTTCCGGATACCAACAATTCAGGATCGCATTGGCGAAGGAATCAATCAACGGATCCAAACAGATCTTTGAAGTCGAGGTTTCCGACAAGGAGGACGTGGTGGATCTTGTGTTCAACCATACGATGAAAGTTCTGCAGGAAACCCAGAAGCTTGTGAACCGCAAAGAGGTACAACAACTGGCAGCCATCCTGGCCTCGTGCAGGACTGCCTATCTCTTTGGTTTGGGAGGATCGAACATCGCGGCGCGCGCCGCATTCCATAAATTCATCCGTTCCGGATTGAACTGTGGCTTCGCCGAAGACTTCCACATGCAACTGATGCTCGCCTCCCAAAGCACTTCAAAGGATGTGGCGCTCCTGTTCAGCCACATGGGAACCAACTATGACATCCTTTCCCTCGCCCAAGAGGTGAAGTGCCATCATTGTCCCGTGGTCGTGTTCACCAGTTATGCAAAATCCCCGCTTGCCCAGATGGCGGACAAGGTATTCTGCCTTTCTCCGGTGCACAGCGAAGTGGTTGCGGAAGCGTTTACCGCAAACATCGCGGCAGCCACCTACATCAATGTCATCTACATTGAGATGATGCAGCGTCTTGGAAAGAAAGGATTGGACAGTTTGGACAATATGCGGGAAGCGATCGCCAAACGGCGGTCATAA
- a CDS encoding sugar ABC transporter substrate-binding protein, translating into MLANHPYGDLLKKRIPEFEAKTGIKVKVEQLQEAQLTQQLTTEFATGSSSVDVFMTRPLQEGLLFMKNGWYTPLDSYDFSDYPQSTVDIGKKTGVSYIVPLVTEWEVLYYRKDLLEKAGIAVPKNFEELEAAAAKLNKDGVAGFASRGKGNAGVTQMSSYVYNFGGRYLENGHAVFDSPEAVAAIRYYGRLNGTYGPQGITSMSWENIMPVFQAGKIAMWTDASVFYGQVVDPAKTVIPKENVGVAAFPTGPKRNNPFIVVSWGMAIASKTKNLDAAKQFLEWATSQALAKEGMMSDITMARNSVWKDKDVLAVMNPGLVESQATAAANGYPYDRPYMSSVGAARDLIGEVIIESINSKGESSKIPAMAAEKAKAVNELLKTDGEYQP; encoded by the coding sequence ATGTTGGCGAACCATCCCTATGGGGATCTCCTGAAGAAGCGAATCCCTGAGTTTGAGGCGAAGACGGGGATCAAGGTGAAGGTGGAACAGTTGCAGGAAGCCCAGCTGACCCAGCAACTTACCACGGAATTTGCGACAGGATCCTCATCGGTTGACGTGTTCATGACCCGACCGTTGCAGGAAGGGCTGCTGTTCATGAAGAACGGGTGGTATACGCCGCTTGATTCGTATGATTTCTCCGATTATCCCCAGAGTACGGTGGATATCGGGAAAAAGACCGGTGTTTCCTATATCGTCCCGTTGGTGACGGAATGGGAAGTGTTGTATTACCGGAAAGATCTGCTTGAGAAGGCAGGGATTGCGGTTCCAAAGAACTTTGAGGAACTGGAAGCCGCCGCGGCCAAGCTGAACAAAGATGGGGTCGCCGGATTCGCGTCGCGCGGAAAGGGGAATGCCGGAGTCACCCAGATGTCCAGCTACGTGTACAATTTCGGAGGCCGGTATCTGGAAAACGGACATGCCGTATTTGACAGCCCGGAAGCGGTTGCGGCCATCCGCTACTACGGACGGTTGAACGGGACGTATGGACCGCAGGGCATCACCAGCATGTCGTGGGAAAACATCATGCCGGTCTTCCAGGCGGGAAAAATCGCCATGTGGACCGACGCCTCCGTGTTCTATGGCCAGGTGGTCGACCCGGCGAAGACGGTGATCCCCAAAGAAAACGTCGGTGTTGCCGCATTCCCCACCGGTCCGAAACGGAACAACCCGTTCATTGTGGTTTCCTGGGGCATGGCCATTGCCAGCAAAACGAAAAATCTGGATGCAGCCAAACAGTTCCTGGAGTGGGCGACCAGCCAGGCGCTTGCCAAGGAAGGCATGATGAGCGACATCACCATGGCCCGCAACTCCGTGTGGAAAGACAAAGACGTGCTTGCCGTGATGAATCCCGGGTTGGTGGAGTCCCAGGCGACTGCGGCTGCCAACGGATATCCGTATGACCGGCCCTACATGAGTTCTGTGGGCGCGGCGCGGGATCTCATCGGAGAAGTGATCATCGAGTCGATCAATTCGAAAGGTGAGTCCTCCAAGATTCCCGCGATGGCTGCGGAAAAAGCGAAAGCGGTGAATGAGTTATTGAAGACGGATGGGGAATACCAACCGTAA
- a CDS encoding sugar ABC transporter permease, with protein sequence MIKQGFFERNIKYLFPLPAVIFVVVLMVFPVCYTFFLSFTDWTLTSGKPLQFIGLQSYVSVLKEPRFHAALGRTFAFTFGAVIVEMVLGTAVALLLNREFTGKGIVKTLLLLPLVSTPVAIGIVWNLFYDPTIGILNYMLSKLGLPQSGWVTDAATVMPSLILVDIWQWTPMITIIVMAGLAGLSTEPYESAYVDGANSRQILFRITLPMLMPTILTAVILRSIDALKTYDIIYAMTGGGPGYASENLNILAFKYSFEYFRMGRSAVMLVILFVIVLFFSLGVMKLRKAFEL encoded by the coding sequence ATGATCAAGCAAGGATTCTTTGAACGGAACATCAAGTATTTGTTTCCACTGCCTGCGGTGATATTTGTCGTGGTGCTGATGGTGTTTCCTGTCTGTTATACATTTTTCTTAAGTTTTACGGACTGGACGCTCACCAGTGGAAAGCCGTTGCAATTCATCGGATTGCAGAGCTATGTGTCCGTGCTCAAGGAACCAAGATTCCATGCGGCCCTGGGAAGAACATTTGCGTTTACCTTTGGTGCGGTGATCGTTGAAATGGTTTTGGGAACAGCGGTCGCCCTGTTGTTGAATCGGGAATTTACCGGAAAAGGAATCGTGAAGACGCTGTTGTTGTTGCCGTTGGTATCGACACCGGTCGCCATCGGTATTGTCTGGAATCTGTTCTATGATCCTACCATCGGGATCCTGAATTATATGCTCAGCAAACTTGGGTTGCCGCAGTCCGGATGGGTGACCGACGCGGCCACGGTGATGCCTTCCTTGATCTTGGTGGATATCTGGCAGTGGACGCCGATGATCACCATCATTGTCATGGCAGGGCTCGCCGGTCTTTCCACGGAGCCCTATGAGTCAGCCTATGTGGATGGGGCGAATTCCCGGCAGATTCTGTTCAGGATCACCTTGCCGATGCTGATGCCGACCATCCTCACCGCGGTGATCCTTCGTTCCATTGATGCGTTGAAAACGTACGACATCATTTACGCCATGACGGGTGGGGGGCCCGGATATGCGTCGGAAAACCTGAATATTCTGGCGTTCAAATACAGTTTTGAATATTTCCGCATGGGGAGAAGCGCCGTGATGCTGGTCATCCTGTTCGTAATCGTCCTGTTTTTCAGCCTGGGTGTCATGAAACTCAGGAAAGCGTTTGAGCTGTAG
- a CDS encoding carbohydrate ABC transporter permease, with amino-acid sequence MRKERTAFRIVFPILLACIIIPILFPFVWMVMSSIKTQVDIIAWPPRFVFRPTAQNYERVFVEQDFMKYLKNSVIVAVVAVSLSLVLGLPAAYSIARFKQKKLSVFILVARLLPGISFLMPWYIVFSRLRLMDSYVALILSHMLIALPLVVWVMSPYFDSVPLELEEAAMVDGQTRQHTFISIVLPLSTPGIVTATTLSFIFSWNNFMFSQVLSQQKTRTLPIAVYNFLSYVEVDWGAVMAAAVAIMAPAIVLTMVFQKYVVKGLTAGAVKG; translated from the coding sequence ATGAGAAAAGAACGTACCGCGTTTCGTATCGTATTCCCCATTCTGCTGGCATGTATCATCATCCCCATCCTGTTTCCGTTTGTCTGGATGGTGATGAGTTCGATAAAGACGCAAGTCGACATCATCGCTTGGCCGCCGAGATTCGTGTTTCGTCCCACCGCCCAGAACTATGAACGGGTGTTCGTTGAACAGGACTTCATGAAATACCTGAAGAATTCCGTCATCGTTGCGGTGGTTGCGGTGTCCCTTTCGTTGGTGCTGGGGTTGCCTGCTGCTTATTCCATTGCGCGGTTCAAGCAAAAGAAGCTTTCCGTCTTCATTCTTGTCGCCCGCCTGCTTCCCGGAATCTCATTTCTGATGCCGTGGTACATCGTCTTCTCCCGGCTCCGGTTGATGGATTCCTATGTGGCGTTGATCCTCTCCCATATGTTGATCGCCCTGCCGTTGGTGGTGTGGGTGATGAGTCCGTATTTTGATTCCGTCCCGTTGGAGCTTGAGGAAGCCGCAATGGTTGATGGACAGACCCGGCAACATACCTTCATTTCCATTGTGCTTCCGCTTTCGACGCCGGGAATCGTGACGGCGACGACATTGAGTTTTATCTTCAGTTGGAACAACTTCATGTTCAGCCAGGTGCTCAGCCAGCAGAAGACCCGGACGCTTCCTATCGCCGTGTACAACTTCCTTTCCTATGTGGAGGTCGATTGGGGTGCCGTGATGGCCGCGGCAGTCGCCATCATGGCTCCCGCCATCGTGTTGACCATGGTATTCCAGAAATACGTGGTGAAAGGATTGACCGCCGGAGCGGTGAAAGGATAA
- a CDS encoding ABC transporter substrate-binding protein, with protein MKKTLVLLMVLCMCFTVFAQGSKEASAPAAQKVTLTMGSWRTDDVEQMNNLLAEYKKVAPNVEIKFQPTNPPDYNATLRLQLDSKTGPDLMYARSYATGQELFNAGYFADCTDIPGLMTNFSASNLAPWQMPDGRMFAVPFAAVSHAVYYNKDIFAKYGLSIPTTWEDFLSVCDTLQKAGVTPLANGVADEWDILECFFLGMLPNYVGGASERVKYESGEKKLNDENFVAAYQAMADVAKYCPKGFESVTYNDSQVLFNTQKAAMFVDGSWTAGVYKDATFQWGVFAIPAPKGRKTAICFHPDMAITMNTATTHPAEAKAFLAWLCTKEGATTASKNLPVGYFPMINFEITLDDPHANEFLALNAGKETDARFVWPALMDLYSPMNQAVIKVMRGEITAQQAADSVAALKK; from the coding sequence ATGAAAAAAACATTGGTTTTGTTGATGGTGCTCTGCATGTGCTTCACTGTCTTCGCCCAAGGCTCCAAGGAAGCTTCCGCTCCTGCAGCCCAGAAGGTGACGTTGACGATGGGTTCGTGGAGAACCGATGATGTCGAGCAGATGAACAACCTGCTTGCCGAGTACAAGAAGGTCGCCCCGAACGTGGAGATCAAATTCCAGCCGACCAATCCCCCTGATTACAACGCGACGCTGCGTCTCCAGCTGGATTCCAAGACCGGCCCGGATCTGATGTACGCCCGCTCCTACGCCACCGGCCAGGAACTGTTCAACGCAGGCTATTTCGCCGACTGCACCGACATTCCAGGCCTGATGACCAATTTCTCCGCGTCCAATCTGGCACCGTGGCAGATGCCCGATGGCAGGATGTTCGCCGTCCCGTTCGCAGCGGTCAGCCATGCGGTGTACTACAACAAGGACATCTTCGCCAAGTACGGTCTTTCCATTCCGACCACATGGGAGGATTTCCTCTCTGTCTGTGATACGTTGCAGAAAGCCGGCGTCACGCCGCTTGCCAACGGCGTCGCCGATGAATGGGATATTTTGGAATGCTTCTTCCTTGGCATGCTTCCCAACTACGTGGGTGGCGCGTCGGAACGGGTGAAGTACGAGAGCGGTGAGAAGAAACTCAACGACGAGAACTTCGTCGCAGCCTATCAGGCGATGGCCGATGTGGCCAAGTACTGCCCGAAGGGCTTCGAGTCCGTCACGTACAATGACAGCCAGGTGTTGTTCAACACGCAGAAGGCCGCCATGTTCGTCGATGGTTCCTGGACGGCCGGCGTGTACAAGGACGCCACGTTCCAGTGGGGCGTGTTTGCCATTCCTGCCCCCAAGGGGAGAAAGACGGCCATCTGCTTCCATCCGGACATGGCCATCACGATGAACACCGCCACCACGCATCCCGCAGAAGCCAAGGCGTTCCTCGCGTGGCTCTGCACCAAGGAAGGCGCCACCACGGCAAGCAAGAACCTGCCGGTCGGCTACTTCCCGATGATCAACTTTGAGATCACGCTGGATGATCCTCACGCCAACGAGTTCCTGGCGTTGAACGCCGGCAAGGAAACGGATGCCCGTTTCGTCTGGCCCGCATTGATGGATCTGTATTCGCCGATGAACCAGGCGGTCATCAAAGTGATGCGCGGGGAGATCACGGCGCAGCAGGCCGCTGACAGCGTCGCCGCGCTGAAGAAGTAA